In Bacteriovorax stolpii, a single genomic region encodes these proteins:
- the lepB gene encoding signal peptidase I, whose protein sequence is MKELSKKINAKEIRSYVLIIAAVFAFRSTFFEPFRIPSGSMIPTLNIGDFIVVNKFAYGFKLPYSETFSDPVYLTKFEPPKRDDVIVFKYPVDTSKNFIKRVIGLPGDEIEIVNKEVLVNGRPMAMIPDSSDVTKDFAGSFDGEKVQFFKIKDSEREFNIQTTHKLTQVDTFPKFKVPAGNYFVMGDNRDFSADSRFWGFVPEQNIKGKAFVVWMSLTLPLLDDTFSFTPTRIGKMIR, encoded by the coding sequence ATGAAAGAACTAAGCAAAAAAATAAATGCTAAGGAGATCAGGTCTTACGTCCTGATTATTGCGGCCGTCTTTGCCTTCCGCTCAACTTTTTTTGAGCCTTTTAGAATTCCTTCTGGGTCTATGATTCCTACACTTAATATCGGCGACTTTATTGTTGTTAATAAATTTGCCTACGGATTTAAACTCCCTTATTCGGAAACGTTTTCAGATCCCGTGTACCTGACAAAATTTGAACCACCAAAGAGAGATGATGTCATTGTTTTCAAATATCCGGTGGATACTTCAAAGAACTTTATTAAACGAGTTATTGGTCTCCCTGGCGATGAGATTGAAATTGTTAATAAAGAAGTCCTGGTTAATGGCAGGCCAATGGCGATGATTCCAGATAGCTCTGATGTGACGAAAGATTTCGCAGGAAGTTTTGATGGCGAGAAAGTTCAGTTCTTTAAAATTAAAGATAGCGAACGTGAATTTAATATTCAGACAACGCATAAACTTACTCAAGTCGATACCTTTCCTAAGTTTAAAGTTCCGGCCGGGAATTATTTTGTAATGGGAGATAACCGCGATTTTTCTGCTGACTCACGATTTTGGGGTTTTGTTCCTGAACAAAATATCAAAGGAAAGGCCTTTGTCGTTTGGATGTCTTTAACTCTTCCGTTACTAGATGA
- a CDS encoding LysR family transcriptional regulator, whose amino-acid sequence MSDPNIYHLRYFLDAANLGSVAAAAKKNHVSQSAVSQAIRKLEESMDCSLIGHSKNQFKLTSEGLVALESIKQILDSVTNMKAKLAGAKDEAEGPLTFATLRSLALVLLPEAMSTLQKNYPKIQPVLKIGHTKNILEQVIAGEIEVGLVVDNRAISGVHKHVLHEGTFRCVVGSAFAENIKNMGFLVTEEKPGVNELKRTYKERYKKSQAKIAMVVESWEVIARFASAGLGIGMIPDFVAASVPDLKLIEVHHDLAQKIRYKIVLITKKSLSPNAKVLAHELNRETEKLFHK is encoded by the coding sequence ATGAGTGACCCAAATATCTACCATTTGCGCTATTTCCTCGATGCTGCCAATCTCGGAAGTGTCGCTGCCGCTGCTAAAAAAAATCATGTCAGCCAGTCCGCTGTCAGCCAGGCGATTAGAAAATTAGAAGAATCAATGGACTGCTCACTCATTGGGCATAGTAAAAATCAATTCAAACTAACCAGTGAAGGGCTTGTCGCCCTGGAATCAATTAAACAGATTCTTGATTCCGTCACCAATATGAAAGCTAAGCTTGCAGGGGCCAAAGATGAAGCCGAAGGACCTCTCACTTTTGCCACGCTAAGAAGTTTAGCTCTAGTGCTTCTTCCTGAGGCGATGAGCACTCTACAAAAAAACTATCCCAAAATTCAGCCGGTTCTTAAAATCGGCCACACTAAAAATATTCTGGAACAAGTTATTGCTGGTGAAATTGAAGTTGGTCTGGTTGTCGATAACCGCGCTATTAGCGGTGTTCACAAACACGTATTGCACGAGGGAACCTTCCGTTGTGTCGTCGGCTCTGCTTTTGCTGAAAATATTAAGAATATGGGTTTTCTAGTCACTGAAGAAAAACCAGGCGTTAATGAACTAAAAAGAACTTATAAAGAACGCTATAAAAAATCCCAAGCAAAAATTGCGATGGTTGTTGAAAGCTGGGAAGTTATCGCGCGTTTTGCCAGCGCAGGGCTGGGAATCGGAATGATTCCTGATTTCGTAGCCGCCTCTGTCCCTGATTTAAAACTTATTGAGGTCCATCATGACCTCGCCCAGAAAATCAGGTACAAAATTGTTTTAATTACGAAGAAATCGCTTTCTCCTAATGCGAAAGTCCTGGCTCATGAATTAAACAGAGAAACCGAAAAACTTTTCCATAAATAG